A genome region from Stenotrophomonas maltophilia includes the following:
- a CDS encoding NMCC_0638 family (lipo)protein — MRPAFFWLALALLPTLAVAQPARTPKAKAPAQDPFSELFDTACMQHIGAPARLQSLMESNGLSPLQPAEAATLLQGQSGVAWMVPLASGRYAVSWADDGTCTVYAEKADAAVVQKGFARLVQAAPKPLQVRSLPGRGPLSADQVAIQYGWATPGQGKLQVRFRLVTRQAADAGVQAMASATPGEAMLEQGAPGS, encoded by the coding sequence ATGCGTCCTGCGTTCTTCTGGCTGGCTTTGGCCCTGCTGCCCACCCTGGCGGTGGCGCAACCCGCGCGTACGCCCAAGGCCAAGGCCCCGGCGCAGGATCCCTTCAGCGAGCTGTTCGACACCGCCTGCATGCAGCACATCGGTGCCCCGGCGCGGTTGCAGTCGCTGATGGAATCCAATGGGCTGTCGCCGCTGCAGCCCGCCGAAGCCGCCACGCTGTTGCAGGGGCAATCGGGCGTGGCGTGGATGGTGCCGCTGGCCAGTGGCCGTTATGCGGTCAGTTGGGCCGATGATGGCACCTGCACGGTCTACGCCGAAAAGGCCGATGCGGCGGTGGTGCAGAAGGGCTTCGCGCGGCTCGTGCAGGCAGCGCCGAAGCCGTTGCAGGTGCGGTCGCTGCCGGGACGTGGGCCGCTGTCGGCCGATCAGGTAGCCATCCAGTACGGCTGGGCCACGCCGGGGCAGGGCAAGCTGCAGGTGCGCTTCCGCCTGGTCACGCGGCAGGCCGCCGATGCGGGCGTGCAGGCGATGGCCTCGGCGACGCCAGGTGAAGCGATGCTGGAGCAGGGCGCACCCGGGTCCTGA
- a CDS encoding GGDEF domain-containing protein, whose protein sequence is MAGKASPIGLRTWVWILTGLFVVCTLPLMAIALVQGTLRYSGAEDNLASLRQLRQTFDLANLVSAERGPANSLLGADPHDAAEQARLGAQLAAARRRVDAAMLQLDTVFKAGPGVVDEQGLLADARRRLHSARAAVDRVVARPHDARQVEEVERAINSMFAVVDRLHRLTSAQINVLVSADREAAIPAMQGQVLIDLREHGGRLASNVMAPVAVPGAWRDEQVRAASQTEGRLLELWRLAGSHESVFRSDPALSWHWDMARRQFFGESLPMIEQLIEDGRRGLPPPWTAAEFTQRYVPTLQSLEALRDGYLSVSIARFERTRNREATRLVVLVATVLGTLLVLGVALRIAHRQILRPLLQAQKQVIQLATDAPGPEQHVTHPLAEMQRLFDAIEVLREKSRERSALTSELRQLAGTDELTGLLNRRALDEVVQQRHAGGDASAVVILLDVDRFKAINDGHGHEAGDEVLVQVAQLLQHHLRRSDSIARYGGEEFLVLLADGDLAGGRQLAESLRLALQQMDFALAGGTVLRVTASFGVAEGGTDALGWRTLLRAADAAMYRAKAQGRDRVRVAGGGRITR, encoded by the coding sequence ATGGCCGGCAAGGCATCGCCCATCGGGTTGCGGACCTGGGTCTGGATCCTGACCGGGCTGTTCGTGGTCTGCACCTTGCCCTTGATGGCCATTGCCCTGGTGCAGGGCACGCTGCGCTACAGCGGTGCCGAGGACAACCTGGCCAGCCTGCGCCAGCTGCGACAGACCTTCGATCTGGCCAACTTGGTGTCGGCCGAGCGCGGCCCGGCCAACAGCCTGCTCGGCGCCGACCCCCACGATGCTGCCGAGCAGGCGCGGCTTGGCGCCCAGCTGGCAGCGGCGCGCAGACGCGTGGATGCCGCGATGCTGCAGCTGGACACGGTGTTCAAGGCTGGCCCGGGCGTGGTCGACGAGCAGGGGTTGCTGGCCGACGCACGACGCCGGTTGCACTCGGCACGTGCCGCTGTCGACCGGGTTGTGGCACGGCCGCATGATGCGCGCCAGGTGGAAGAGGTGGAGCGTGCGATCAACAGCATGTTCGCCGTGGTCGATCGCCTGCATCGGCTCACCTCGGCGCAGATCAATGTGCTGGTCAGCGCCGATCGCGAAGCGGCGATTCCGGCGATGCAGGGCCAGGTACTGATCGACCTGCGCGAACACGGTGGCCGCTTGGCCTCGAACGTGATGGCACCGGTTGCGGTTCCCGGGGCGTGGCGTGACGAGCAGGTGCGGGCCGCATCGCAGACGGAGGGACGCCTGCTGGAGCTCTGGCGCTTGGCGGGCAGCCATGAGTCGGTGTTCCGGAGTGACCCGGCGCTGTCCTGGCACTGGGACATGGCGCGCCGCCAGTTCTTCGGCGAATCGCTGCCGATGATCGAGCAACTGATCGAAGACGGTCGCCGCGGCCTGCCGCCGCCATGGACCGCCGCGGAGTTCACCCAGCGCTACGTGCCGACCCTGCAGTCGCTGGAAGCATTGCGCGATGGCTACCTGAGCGTGTCCATCGCCCGCTTCGAACGCACCCGCAACCGTGAAGCGACGCGCCTGGTAGTGCTGGTGGCGACGGTGCTGGGTACGCTGCTGGTGCTGGGCGTGGCCCTGCGCATTGCCCACCGGCAGATCCTGCGGCCGCTGCTGCAGGCGCAGAAGCAGGTGATCCAGCTCGCCACGGATGCACCTGGCCCGGAGCAGCATGTCACCCATCCGCTGGCCGAGATGCAGCGCCTGTTCGACGCCATCGAAGTACTGCGTGAGAAATCGCGCGAGCGCTCGGCACTGACCAGCGAGCTGCGCCAGCTCGCCGGCACCGACGAGCTGACCGGACTGTTGAACAGGCGCGCGCTGGATGAGGTGGTGCAGCAGAGACACGCCGGAGGCGATGCAAGCGCCGTGGTGATCCTGCTGGATGTGGATCGCTTCAAGGCGATCAACGATGGCCATGGCCATGAAGCCGGCGACGAAGTGCTGGTGCAGGTGGCGCAGTTGCTGCAGCACCACCTGCGCCGCAGCGACAGCATCGCCCGCTATGGTGGTGAGGAGTTCCTGGTGCTGCTGGCCGACGGTGATCTGGCCGGTGGCCGCCAGCTGGCCGAGTCATTGCGATTGGCCCTGCAGCAGATGGACTTCGCGCTGGCCGGTGGCACCGTGCTGCGGGTGACCGCCAGTTTCGGCGTGGCCGAGGGCGGCACCGACGCGCTGGGCTGGCGCACCCTGCTGCGTGCCGCCGATGCGGCCATGTACCGGGCCAAGGCGCAGGGGCGCGATCGGGTACGGGTCGCGGGTGGCGGTCGCATCACGCGCTGA
- a CDS encoding pyridoxamine 5'-phosphate oxidase family protein, with product MTQLTLPELAKKMADIDFTMLQTRAGGEIAGRPMSNNGDVDYDGDSWFFTTEDTDMVHEIEADPAVALGFSGSRSLLGKPPLFVHVQGRAALVRDRAVMRAHWVKDLERWFEQGVDTPGLVLIHVRASRIHYWDGEDQGEMAV from the coding sequence ATGACCCAGCTCACACTGCCCGAACTGGCCAAGAAGATGGCCGACATCGATTTCACCATGCTGCAGACCCGCGCCGGCGGAGAAATTGCCGGTCGTCCGATGAGCAACAACGGTGACGTGGACTACGACGGTGACAGCTGGTTCTTCACCACAGAAGACACCGACATGGTGCACGAGATTGAGGCTGACCCCGCCGTTGCGCTGGGTTTTTCCGGCAGCAGGTCACTGCTGGGCAAGCCGCCGTTGTTCGTGCACGTGCAGGGAAGGGCGGCGCTGGTTCGCGATCGCGCTGTGATGCGCGCGCACTGGGTGAAGGATCTTGAGCGCTGGTTCGAGCAGGGCGTGGATACACCGGGGCTGGTACTGATTCACGTGCGCGCCAGCCGCATCCACTATTGGGATGGCGAGGACCAGGGTGAAATGGCAGTCTGA